TATCGTTTTCCTTTTTCATCATAACGCCAGCATCTTGTAACATCCATTCAATGAAGCAACCGTAACCCGATTTTGGATCATTCACGAATACATGAGTAACTGCACCGATCAACTTACCATTCTGTACAATGGGGCTACCACTCATCCCTTGAACGATACCTCCGGTCTTATCCAGCAGTTTCGGGTCCGTGATTCGAAGCACCAGACCTTTTGTTGCTGGTTCGGTTTGATCTGCCACATGAACAATGTCAATGGAGAAGCGTTCAACTTGTTGACCGTCAACCACGGTAAGTATTTCGGCCGGTCCTTCCTTTACTTCATGAGAAAAAGCGACGGGAATGCCTTTCGAATACAAACTGTGCTCAGGATTTCCGGACATTTTACCAAAGATACCAAAAGCCGTATTACGTTCAATATTGCCCAAAATTTTGCTTTCCTTGAGGAAATGAGCACGTTTTTCACCCGGATCACCGGTCTCGCTTTTAGAAATGGACGTCACATTGGATTGAACGATCTGACCACTACCTACAACAATAGATGTTTGTGTGTTCATATCTGTAATGACATGGCCCAGTGCGCCATATACGCCCTGATCGGGAGCATAGAAGGTAAGTGTGCCAACACCGGCTGCAGAATCACGAATGTACAATCCAAGCCTCCACGCTTGATCCTCGGAGTCATACGCCGGAGTTAATCGTGTCTTCACCGTTTCCTTGCCACGTTTTAACACAACATCAATACCTTTTTTGCTTTTCCCTGCAAGTTCAACGGCTTCAGAGACACCTGCTACGCCATCCAGACGTTTGCCATCCATATGCGTAATCAGATCTCCGAGCTTAATGCCCGCTGTTTCTCCGGGCGATACACGCTCATCCTGACCGGAACGTACCAGATGATGTCCAACAACCAGAATGCCTGCCGATTTAACCTTGACGCCAATGGTTTGTCCCCCGGGTACAACACGCAAATCCGGTATCACATTCACATGGACTGTTTTGACCGGAATTTTACCCCACAACTTCAACGTTAATTTGGCATGTCCCGTCTGTTGAGGGTGAAGATGCAAAGGTTGTTGCCTGGTAACATGCATCGCTGCTTGATCATCCAA
This Paenibacillus xylanexedens DNA region includes the following protein-coding sequences:
- the spoIVB gene encoding SpoIVB peptidase produces the protein MNSPLRKKLLGLLFAFFLCVISQAIQPVQSYASLPDELQVFAGRQADVRLAVPAVSSAVVDRPDIVGLDDQAAMHVTRQQPLHLHPQQTGHAKLTLKLWGKIPVKTVHVNVIPDLRVVPGGQTIGVKVKSAGILVVGHHLVRSGQDERVSPGETAGIKLGDLITHMDGKRLDGVAGVSEAVELAGKSKKGIDVVLKRGKETVKTRLTPAYDSEDQAWRLGLYIRDSAAGVGTLTFYAPDQGVYGALGHVITDMNTQTSIVVGSGQIVQSNVTSISKSETGDPGEKRAHFLKESKILGNIERNTAFGIFGKMSGNPEHSLYSKGIPVAFSHEVKEGPAEILTVVDGQQVERFSIDIVHVADQTEPATKGLVLRITDPKLLDKTGGIVQGMSGSPIVQNGKLIGAVTHVFVNDPKSGYGCFIEWMLQDAGVMMKKENDKNLKAG